One Brassica napus cultivar Da-Ae chromosome C2, Da-Ae, whole genome shotgun sequence DNA window includes the following coding sequences:
- the LOC125582483 gene encoding uncharacterized protein LOC125582483 yields KLWMINKFFFLLPVACMAVFGTAQTLPSQPIPGQDPIDCMSSLYAIPNCLQEIAQPFVNGEFGTIGHSCCHAFLGLSADCITERFAFAPEFPPTLRDHCSGQ; encoded by the coding sequence AAACTGTGGATGATCAACAAGTTTTTCTTCCTTCTTCCGGTTGCATGCATGGCCGTGTTTGGTACAGCTCAAACGTTGCCTTCGCAGCCTATACCTGGACAGGACCCAATAGATTGTATGTCATCCCTGTATGCTATTCCGAACTGTCTCCAAGAAATTGCCCAACCGTTTGTAAACGGAGAATTCGGGACTATCGGTCACTCTTGTTGTCATGCCTTTTTGGGTCTCAGTGCAGATTGTATTACTGAGAGGTTTGCCTTCGCTCCCGAATTCCCTCCGACTCTAAGGGATCATTGTTCCGGGCAATGA
- the LOC111203237 gene encoding uncharacterized protein LOC111203237, translating to MWMINKFFFHLPVACMAVLGTAQTLPSQPIPGQDPTDCMSSLYAIPNCLQEIVHSFVNGEFGTIGHSCCHAFLGLSADCITERFAFAPQFPPTLRDHCSRQ from the coding sequence ATGTGGATGATCAACAAGTTTTTCTTCCATCTTCCAGTTGCATGCATGGCCGTGTTGGGTACAGCTCAAACGTTGCCTTCGCAGCCTATACCTGGACAGGACCCAACAGATTGTATGTCATCCCTGTATGCTATTCCGAACTGTCTCCAAGAAATTGTCCATTCGTTTGTAAACGGAGAATTCGGGACTATTGGTCACTCTTGTTGTCATGCCTTTTTGGGTCTCAGTGCAGATTGTATTACTGAGAGGTTTGCCTTCGCTCCCCAATTCCCTCCGACTCTAAGGGATCATTGTTCCCGACAATGA